CGTAGTCCGTGTATCGGCACCAAACATATTTCACGACCTGGTTCACGATGGTCTCACCATCCGGACCAGTCCCAGAGCTTCTCCACACCCTTTGAGGCGAAGTAGGCGACTCCAGCGCCCACTGCGGCACCAACGACCGCGCCTGCGACAGTGCCCACGCCTGGAATCGGGATGAACGAACCGATAGCTGCCCCATCGGCAACGCCCTCAAGGGCGCCTGCGGCCACTCCAGCGGTCGCTGTGGTCGCTGCGGCTTCAGCACCACCGCCCACAACAGACTCGACAACCGCAGCCACGGCACCATCGGCGGCCGTTCCTGTTACGGTTCCTACTCCTTCTCGCGTCGCGGCTTCGGTCCAGGTGTCCCCTTCGTTGTGGTCAGCGAAGACGTTGACGATCCCAAATAGGGCGCCTACGCCAACACCGGCCGCCCGGACGCCCTTGATGTGCGGGAGTTGTCATCGATTTCGAACCCTTCACTGGCGGCCTTGTCCAACAGCTTCTTGAGTTCGGCCTTGACCTGAATCACATCGGCTTCGGCCGTCCGCGCAGCCTCGGCAACCTTCTCCGCGTGTTCGGTCAACCGGTCCAGATCACGGCGGGTGCGATGCACCGAATCCCTTGCCTCATCCGCCGCTGGCCCCGACCATTGCTCAAAGGCGCCGAGGCTCTTGAGTTGGTTCGAGGTACTCATCGAGTGATCGGCGACGTTCTTAGATATGCCGAACACGTCGGCGATCGTGCCCGGATCCCACTTCTTGATCGAACCGACAGAGATCAGGTCGGTCATCAGGCACCCCCTCGCCCAGTCGGTAGACAGTTCGCGGCGAGTCTAACGGCCTTCGAATGCGTGCGCCAGAATGTCGATCAAGTGTCTGACCTGGGGTTTAGGGCAAATCTGACATATCGTCCGAACCGGCCGTGATGGCTTACTTGATTGCTATTCAAGTGGCTATAGTCGCGGTTATTCGAGACCCGACTACTGTCGCAAGGAGTCAAAATGACCGATTTCTCCGCAAATACTGATTCGCTGCATCATTCCGGCCATAAGTGCAACACCATGCACATCGAGACACACGAAGTCATGCGGTCAGCTTGCTCGGGGATCGAGAGCGCCGTCGACTCGGGTTGGATCGGCGCGTCGGCAGAAGCCATGCGAAGCCGACTCGAGGCTATTCGCACGGCTGGTACTCACATCACCGGACAGCTCAACGAGCACTCTGGCCGGTTCCACTCCACCGCGGCCTCCTACACGACAACCGAGACGCACACCGTTAAGACGGTCAAGCGCGCGGGTTCGTCGTTGAATCTGCGAACCGACTGACTACTGCCCCGCCGATACCGGACCCGCTCCCGGTGCGGGCTGAAGGTTCGGAGTGCCCAACGGTGCGGACGGACCGATTCCACTCATCCCGGTCGGGGCACAACCTGCGGGAAAGACATCTCCCCTTGCGACGGTGGATTCGGTAACAGTGGAGCCGGCGGGGAAGCCGGTGCGGGAGCCGACGGGGTCACAGATCCGGGAACCGGCGATACAGGCGATGTGATCGCGGGCGGTGCTGGCGTCGGCGTCGACCACTCGGTCCGTCCCACACTTGGCCGGTCGGGCACGGACACGGCCTCGGGAGCCAAAGCGGGTGGCGCTGGCGCGGGTGCCAGCACCGGCGGTGCCGACAACGGCGCCGACGTCACCTGCGGTGCCTCACTTGGCACGGGCACAGTGGCGACATTCGCCCCGCCAGCGGACACGTTCCCCGGCTTGTTCACGACATCCGGATCGGTGACCGGCACCTTGAGGCCGAGCGCGTGGTAGAGCGCGACCTGCACCTCGCGCGGAGTGGGTACGTCATGGCCGAACAGGGTGCTCGCCTGACCCGGCATCTGCCGCGGCACCAGCGTGTTCATCACCTCGTCGAATTCCTTGGGCACCGGGATGCCCAGGTCACGCAGCATCATCCCGTACGGATTGCCGCCGTCGAGGATCACGTACTTGGTGTTTCCCACGGTCTGTTCGCTGACGACCGCGAACTTGCCGGCGTCGTCGTACATGTTGGCGTGGATGTAGAAGCCGGGGAGGAAGTAGACGAGGAAGCTGATCGGGCGGGCCAGCGGATTGGCCATGCCGCAGGTCGTATCGCCGATGATGCAGATCGACGTCACCCCGATGTCGCCGGTGTCATAGGGATCGCGCTCGCCGTTCGTATACAGACCGGTGATGAAACTGGGCATCTGCACTTCGGCGCCGGTGTGCGGGAACCGCGGGTCGGCGGCGACGACGACCTGCACGTCGGAATCGTCCTTCACATGCAAGGTGTGCAACAGGTAGGCCGCACTCATCACCGGCGAAGCACTCTGCGAGAAGCCGTCGAGAATGACCTTTCCGGGGGTGTTCTGCGCCGCGGCGACCATATTCGCCGTGCCGATGGCGGCCGATTCGTTGTACGTCCCCTCCCGACAATCGGGATCAGGACCCCGAACGCCCGCGCACCGAAGGCGGCCGGATACGGAACCACTTCGTACGGCAGACGGTTGCCGTTCTCGTCGTCGAACCAACCCACCTCGACGGTGCGCCCGACCTGGTCCTCGCCGGCCGGGTCGCCGGTGCCGGGGAGGATCAAGACTTTCGAGCCGGGCTGCCACGCCGGCAAGAAACCTGGTCGCTCTGCGTGGGCCGCAGCAGGCGCGACGAGAAGCAGGGTCGCGCAGGTCGCCGCCGCGACACCACGCCATCGGGTCATTCGAGTTCGCACATGCGCAGTGTATGCAGGCGGACCCGAGGAATAGCGGGCAACTAGGAAGTCGCAGCGGCACGCACCGACGCGGCAGCATGCCGGCCCGCGCGTCGCCCGAAATAGGAGCCTTCACCCAGCTGGGTACCACTGGCGTAGCCCTTGCCGTCCTGGGCCAGGTTCGCCGCGCACGCCCCGGCGGCGTACAGCCCGACGATCGGCCGACCGTCGTCGTCGAGCACCTCCCCGTCGACGCTCGTCGCCATTCCGCCGATGGTGAACCCGGCGTACATCGCCTTGCCCAGGCTCATGTCGAAGGCCGCCCACGGCCCGTGGTCCTGTGGCGCCAGGAACTCCGCACTCTTGTGGAAGTCGGGGTCCTCGCCCTTCGCGGCGTTCTCGTTGTACCGATTCAGCGTCGCCACCAGCTTCCCGGCCGGGATCCCGAGCGCCGCCTCCATCTCCTCGACCGTCTCCCACCCGTCGATGAACGGGCACAGCGGCATATCCGGGCGCTGCATGTGCTCCTCGTCGACGATGAGGAAGGCCGCCGAATCCGGCTGGTCCATGACGAACCCCGACGTGCGCGAGTGATAGCTGTCCTCGGTGACGAAGCGCTCGCCGTTCTTGTTGACGATGATCCCGGTCAGCAGGATCGACGGCGGGTACACCGGCGCCGTGACGAAGGCGGAGTCCATGTGCTTGAGGCGCGCGCCGACCGACGCGCCCATCCGGATGCCCAGCCCGTCGTCGTAGGTGCTGCCGAGGACGAAGGGCTTCTCGGCCATCTGCGGCACGTGTTCCGCGACCATCTCCGGATTCATCACGAATCCACCCGCCGCGATGACGACGGCCTTGGCCCGGATATACCCCTCGCCATCGGTGGTCTTCCATCGCACGCCGACGACATGCCCGTCGCCGTCGACGACGAGATTGCGCGCACCGGTCTCGTAGCGGACCTCAACGTCGAGGCGCTTCAGTTCCTCTTGCAGGAGATCGATAACCATCGATGCGCCGCCGGTGTCGCCGGGCTTGGGCACCTTGTGTCCGCGCGGTGCGGGGACGGCCATGTTCTTGAACGGCCACACCTTCTCGTTGCCGGTGAACATCAGGCCCTCGGTGTTGGGCTGGATGACGGCCTTGCCGGGGAAGTAGGAGCGCTCGAAGTGCAGACCCAGTCCCTCGAGCCAGTCGAAGTGCTCGACACTGTCGGTGCAGTAGGCGTGGATCTTCTCCGGCTCCGGATCGGGCGAGACGGCGGTGATGTACTTCTCCATCTCCTCGGCGCTGTCGGCGTGCCCGGTCGCCTGCTGCACGGCGGTCCCGCCGCCGAGGTAGAAGTGCCCGCCGGCCATTCGCGTCGTCCCGCCGGCGTCGGCGCTGCGCTCGAGGACGAGCACCCTGGCGCCCGCCCGCGCCGCGTCGACCGCCGCGCAACCCCCGCCGATGCCGAATCCGACGACGAGCACGTCGACGTCGTCGGTGTACTCGGTGATGCTCGAGGCGTCGATGACCTCGGGGAGGGCGGTGCCCTTGGCTTCGGCGATGCTCATGACCGCCAGGATACTGCACGAACTAGAACGTGTTTCAGTTTTCTTCGCGGTCAGCTTCGCAGCGTCAACTCCACCATCGGCAGCGTGTCGACGCTCGCGCCGACGGCTGCCTCGATCGCACCGCGCAGCCGTTTCCACGCCTGCGGGTGCGCGCGCTGATAGTCCTGCAACGCCGCGCCCGACTCGTCGTCGGACATCATTCGCGCACGCGCCGGGATGTCGCGCCGACCACCGATGCTGACGTGGCAGTCGGGATGTCGCCGCAGGTTCTGGTACCACTGCGCCTTTTCGCCGAAGCCGCTCACAATCACGATGCGATCTGCCGCGGGCCGCTCCACGACCTCCAGGCAGACGTAGCGCGGCAGTCCCGACTTCCGACCGGTGTGCTCCAGCAGCAGCATCCGCGAGCCGAACAACCATCCGAACCCGTGGCGATACGCGGCGATCGGCGCCCGCACGAATCGTCGGTTCTGCAGGAGGCGGGCGAAGAGTCCGTCGGTAATCGGCATCGGCCGCCTACTTCACGAAGCGCGCGATCGCCTGCATCGCCTCGTCGATCTTCTCCTGCGCCCCGTCGCCGCCCTTGGTCGCGGCGTCGAGCACGCAGTGGTTCATATGGTCGTTCAGCAGACCCAGGCTGACCGACTGGAGCGCCTTGGTCATCGCCGAGACCTGCGTCAGGATGTCGATGCAGTAGGCCTCCTCGTCGACCATGCGCTGCAATCCGCGCGCCTGCCCCTCGATACGGCGCAGCCGCTTGAGGTACAGATCCTTCTCGGCGATGTACCCGTGATGGTGAGCGTCGCCGTCGCACGTGCAGTCGGCCGGGTCGGCACTGACGGGCTCGGTGGTCGGTTGGCTGGTCATGATTCTCCTGTCGCCGTCGGCGATACCCCCCTATGGTATCGCCGATTGGTCACTGCGGCCGCTGGCGAAGCGCGATCGCCAAGTTCTCGAGCGCCGCCGAGAGGTCCACCAGTGCCACCACCACCGGATCGGACTCGTCCAAACCCCGCAGGCCGCCAGCCGATGCGGGGGCCTGGGCCTGGGCGCTCGGCCTGGCGGACTCGGCCACCCTACGGGGCTCGGGTGCGGCCGGCGGCGGCTCGGGTGCCGGCGCGGCCGTGGGCCCGTCCGTGCCGCGGGTCTCGACGACGGACACGTCGACGATCGCGGCGTCGACGATGCCGGGGTCGTCGACGCTCGAGACGTCGACGACGGGTGCATGGGTCAGGTGTACGCCGTTCACCGCGCGTCGCACGGCCGGCCCGGTTCCCGGCCGACCGGTGGCCGCCGACGGCACCGACTCCGGGGCCGCATAGAAGTGCAGGCCGCCGTGACCGGCGAAGAGACCGCAGCCGACCCCGGAGGCGTTGCGCATCGGGCACGGATCACCGCCGACGACGCGATGGCGCCCCGACGACGAGTTGTCCCAGAACAGCCAATTGCGGCGCAGGCCGAATTGTCCGGAGCCGCCGTCAGTCGCGTGCTCGCCCATGTGGCCGTCGGAGAGGCGGCACGTCACGATCCAGTTCGCACCGGGACCGAGGCCCAAGGCGACGCGCTCCGATTCGGTACTGACCGCCGTCGACCAGCACGCACCCGTCATCTCACCCATCCTTAGCCCCGCCGATCCTCTGCGAGGGTAGTCGGGATCGACCGCGAGAGCGAGACCGTGTTTTACAGGGCGAGACTGCGCTCGACCGGTTCCCCGTCGCGCTCGAAGCGAAGGTCGTCCGCGTCGCCGGCCATCCGCAGGCCGACCGAGCGGGCCTGCGCGGCATCCGTCTCCGGGTGATCCGCCCGATGATGTGCACCGCGCGATTCGGTGCGCCCCAGCGCCGCACTCGTCACCGCCGCCGCGACCAGGGTGAGGGCCGCGTCCTCGTAGTCGGCGCGGCCGCGTAGCTCGCGGATGGGAGCGGCCGCCAGCGCGGCCAAGGTCGCACGCAACCCCTCGTCGTCGCGTTGCAACGCGACCTCGTGGCTCATCAGGTTCTGCAGTTCGGTGCGCGGGAGGACTCTCGCTCGAGTCGAGTGGTCGCGACGAGGGGACAGCTGGCTCGA
This genomic interval from Gordonia sp. X0973 contains the following:
- a CDS encoding PE-PPE domain-containing protein; this encodes MLPRRCVPLRLPSCPLFLGSACIHCACANSNDPMAWCRGGDLRDPASRRACCGPRRATRFLAGVAARLESLDPPRHRRPGRRGPGRAHRRGGLVRRRERQPSAVRSGSVSGRLRCAGVRGPDPDCREGTYNESAAIGTANMVAAAQNTPGKVILDGFSQSASPVMSAAYLLHTLHVKDDSDVQVVVAADPRFPHTGAEVQMPSFITGLYTNGERDPYDTGDIGVTSICIIGDTTCGMANPLARPISFLVYFLPGFYIHANMYDDAGKFAVVSEQTVGNTKYVILDGGNPYGMMLRDLGIPVPKEFDEVMNTLVPRQMPGQASTLFGHDVPTPREVQVALYHALGLKVPVTDPDVVNKPGNVSAGGANVATVPVPSEAPQVTSAPLSAPPVLAPAPAPPALAPEAVSVPDRPSVGRTEWSTPTPAPPAITSPVSPVPGSVTPSAPAPASPPAPLLPNPPSQGEMSFPQVVPRPG
- a CDS encoding FAD-binding protein; the protein is MSIAEAKGTALPEVIDASSITEYTDDVDVLVVGFGIGGGCAAVDAARAGARVLVLERSADAGGTTRMAGGHFYLGGGTAVQQATGHADSAEEMEKYITAVSPDPEPEKIHAYCTDSVEHFDWLEGLGLHFERSYFPGKAVIQPNTEGLMFTGNEKVWPFKNMAVPAPRGHKVPKPGDTGGASMVIDLLQEELKRLDVEVRYETGARNLVVDGDGHVVGVRWKTTDGEGYIRAKAVVIAAGGFVMNPEMVAEHVPQMAEKPFVLGSTYDDGLGIRMGASVGARLKHMDSAFVTAPVYPPSILLTGIIVNKNGERFVTEDSYHSRTSGFVMDQPDSAAFLIVDEEHMQRPDMPLCPFIDGWETVEEMEAALGIPAGKLVATLNRYNENAAKGEDPDFHKSAEFLAPQDHGPWAAFDMSLGKAMYAGFTIGGMATSVDGEVLDDDGRPIVGLYAAGACAANLAQDGKGYASGTQLGEGSYFGRRAGRHAAASVRAAATS
- a CDS encoding nitroreductase family deazaflavin-dependent oxidoreductase; this translates as MPITDGLFARLLQNRRFVRAPIAAYRHGFGWLFGSRMLLLEHTGRKSGLPRYVCLEVVERPAADRIVIVSGFGEKAQWYQNLRRHPDCHVSIGGRRDIPARARMMSDDESGAALQDYQRAHPQAWKRLRGAIEAAVGASVDTLPMVELTLRS
- a CDS encoding metal-sensitive transcriptional regulator, whose translation is MTSQPTTEPVSADPADCTCDGDAHHHGYIAEKDLYLKRLRRIEGQARGLQRMVDEEAYCIDILTQVSAMTKALQSVSLGLLNDHMNHCVLDAATKGGDGAQEKIDEAMQAIARFVK